In the Scyliorhinus torazame isolate Kashiwa2021f chromosome 4, sScyTor2.1, whole genome shotgun sequence genome, one interval contains:
- the LOC140410323 gene encoding ATP-sensitive inward rectifier potassium channel 10-like: protein MASPKVFFSQTTQTDSQPLLRTGRQRRRVMTKDGHSNVRIDHVRDWRFLYLKDLWTTFIDLKWRYKLALFSATFVGTWFLFGLAWYLVALLHGDMAAPPEPSANHTLCVANMQTLTAAFLFSLESQTTIGYGYRYISEECPLAIVLLIGQLIVTSLLEVFVTGTFLAKIARPKKRAGTVRFSHHAVVSSRDGKLCLMIRVANMRTSLLLGCQVAGKLLRAQRAAEGESFRLQQVNVEFQVDAGTDSPFLILPLTFYHLIDEGSPLRQAALAPGRDQEFELVVILSGTVESTSAMCQVRTSYLPEEILWGYEFCPAISISPSGKYVADFATFDRVAKVSGGLESSWPGGGDSEKSRLEETLRAPSRKDTSPRNMKISNV from the coding sequence ATGGCATCCCCCAAGGTCTTCTTCTCCCAGACGACACAGACAGACAGCCAGCCACTGCTGAGGACTGGACGGCAGCGCAGAAGGGTGATGACAAAAGATGGGCACAGCAACGTGAGAATTGACCATGTGCGTGACTGGCGCTTCCTCTACCTTAAGGACCTCTGGACCACCTTCATTGACCTGAAGTGGCGCTACAAGCTCGCACTCTTCTCCGCCACCTTCGTGGGTACCTGGTTCCTCTTTGGGCTCGCCTGGTACCTGGTGGCGCTGCTGCATGGCGACATGGCGGCACCCCCCGAGCCCAGCGCCAACCACACCCTCTGTGTCGCCAACATGCAGACTCTGACGGCCGCCTTCCTCTTCTCCCTGGAGTCGCAGACCACCATCGGCTATGGTTACCGCTACATCTCGGAGGAGTGCCCGCTGGCCATCGTGCTGCTCATCGGTCAGCTGATCGTCACCAGTCTGCTCGAGGTCTTCGTGACGGGCACCTTCCTGGCCAAGATCGCCCGCCCCAAGAAACGGGCAGGCACCGTGCGTTTCAGCCACCATGCCGTGGTGTCCAGCCGCGATGGCAAGCTCTGCCTCATGATCAGGGTAGCCAACATGCGCACCAGCCTCCTGCTGGGCTGCCAGGTGGCGGGCAAGCTCCTGCGGGCTCAGCGGGCGGCCGAGGGGGAGAGTTTCCGACTGCAGCAGGTCAACGTGGAGTTCCAGGTGGATGCTGGCACCGACAGCCCCTTCctcatcctgcccctcaccttctACCACCTCATCGACGAGGGCAGCCCGCTGCGGCAGGCAGCCTTAGCGCCCGGGCGCGACCAGGAGTTCGAGCTGGTGGTCATCCTGAGCGGCACAGTGGAGTCCACCAGCGCCATGTGCCAGGTCCGCACCTCATACCTGCCCGAGGAGATCCTCTGGGGCTACGAGTTCTGCCCCGCCATCTCCATCTCGCCCAGCGGAAAGTACGTGGCAGACTTCGCCACCTTCGACCGAGTGGCCAAGGTTTCGGGGGGGCTCGAGTCCTCCTGGCCCGGGGGTGGCGACTCGGAGAAAAGTAGGCTCGAGGAGACCCTGAGGGCGCCCTCCAGGAAGGACACCAGCCCGCGGAATATGAAGATCAGTAACGTCTGA